DNA from Solanum stenotomum isolate F172 chromosome 3, ASM1918654v1, whole genome shotgun sequence:
TAGCTCATAAGCAACAGGTTCACGTGAATTTATTATAAACGTTTTATGGGACATCTTATTTGATTCCatcgaagaagaaaaaaattaaggatATGAAACCGATAGAAGCAACACAGGGCAGACTCAACAACATTGGGGGACCTAAAGCGAAACTTAAGGGAGGGgccttaatatttttttcatcataaatacTTGTATTTGATATCTACTTTTGTAGCTATTTTAGATGTGAAGTCATTTGGTATTGTATtttaatcaatttgttttaataatttcttttcaaatgATGATATAGCTAATTCATTCAATCTCTCTTTAGACATTAttgatcttaaagaagatttaatcaattttaatttcgcAAAAAACTTCTTTCGGCTGAGGCAATAATTACAGGaactgttaacattattctataagcaatatgtgtatttggaaaagaatcaagtctttttatttgattgagtattttaattagatcattatcttctacttgtattatttctcttaacacttttaattcaaaaaatgaatCTAAACCATCAATATCAGAATAACTATCACATGATAAAGAAAGTtcaaagttaagaaaatatattttttttaattctcatcatctagtgatctcaatattttaccaataaataagaaatcaaaaatacTTTCATATActtcaattggttcaaatctattttgaagtgaaaaaatagtttgatctactctacatatataaaacaattaattcTAAAAGGTTCTTCAAGGGACTTTGTGACTTCGCTATCcacattttcatcaaattgtttcttacAAAATTCAGGtttattttcatctcatatgcaattttcttagtagaaatcataacattcatagtacatataattattttttaaaaataacatatataagttttaaaatggGGGCCCCAAAATATATGGGGACCCAAGCGATGGCTTTAGTAGCCTAGGGTTAAGACAACCCTGATTAGCAACATACAATAGCATATCAAGTGTAATCACACAAAGTGGGGCTTGGGAGAAGATAATATATGttcgcagaccttaccactatcTTGGAGGTAAAGAGTTTATTTTCGATGGAAGGAATAAGACGTTTCCATTTAATTTACAtacatttttataaatatgtaTTAGGTAActttagtaaaaatatttaaaatttgatagtATCAAGTTCACAACttcagtaaaaaaataattatctacaACTCGATATTATATGTAATAGTTCAATTCATTAGTGATATTGTCCTCCTTTAAGCTTAAGCCTAGAGAATTGTAAAATATGTTACTAGAATCTAAAAATTCCTTATACACTCAATATCGACTATcgtattttataaaatttgccTTTAAGGGTGTTTcccatgataaaaaaaaatatcacttttGATATCAAGTATTTGAATGTATTATGTTGATCATTATGGTGTAACAATTGGGTAGCACTCACAATTATTAATTATCTATGTCGAAATCATAATTGGATTTAGTGTTTGTCGATGTTCCCTCTCCACTCATGTTGttttattacaatttaaaacAGTTGAGACACTTTCCAAAATTGGCATGTGAAaacttactatatatatagtgtGAATGTAAATGAGTGAACAGTGAATTTAGGAAGGAGGTGCATTGCATCTCAACATGTAAGATTACAAAACActagaaaatgaataaaataaagaaaaagaccaaggcttttaattatgaaaatttGATATTGTAATTAGAATTGTTATACGATTAATTACTTCAAAATACActggatgttttttttttcgttaCACTCGAACTTATATCATAACAATACTTATCCATGTATTCTTATTCAATCCAGATCTAATTCTTCCGTCATAAAATACCATTTAGGATAATTTTTAGTGACTTTTCTTAAGTTTTTTTGCTTCATAATACTACAATATGTGGCTAATTAAGAGTGTTTTTATTACgatactcatatatatatatatattgaataactATGTCTATCTGTGGACCAAATTCAAACCGGGTCTCCAATATGGTCTTTATTTCATCCGACACACCCTTGGATGAGGAAGAATTTTCATTTCGTATAGCTTTTTACTGATTTCATTTTTGtcgttatttattttttgcttttacACGTTTGACTCCAAAATATAATCTACCATGTAACAACCATTTGGGcctattgacatttttaattttagaaaatagtAGAAACTCCCAAGTGTGCGCAATTTGAAACAGTAGCTTCAACTCTAACAGTACATATGTCACAAATTTACCTTGTTAATAAGTTTGTATACGTAGACTATGATGAAAGTccaagagagaaaaaataaatacacgTTTTGGTACACACAGAGATGGGATTTATTTTATTGCATGCAAAGCGTGAGGAAGACCATGTCTAAAACACGCAATAACGTATAGCAAGTTGGACACAAAAGGCAATTTTGACTGCGTAATTGAGGGCGAGAtcaaaattgatcaaaatttaaattttatgaatttttaacTTGTCATTTAACGTATTTAATATGGTAGCTTGCCCCTTATCATAACAAACAAGAACATGCTGATGCTGAATTGAAAAGACAGGACCACGTGTATAACAAATGTTAAAAGGTGTTTATTGTGGACCTACTATTTAAGTCGCAAACAACTTGTCATGTATCTGTACCAATCCTTAGCAAAAGTATTGCGTATAATTAAACAATCATTATGGATGGTGAAGAAGAAACACCTAGTAGAATATCACTAGTGAAATTTATTTTCTCGAATTCTAATGAGAAAACTATTTTAAGAAACTTAACTGGTAAAATTACTGTCATGTGATGAGTTCAAATCTTGGAAATCACTTTTGATGAAAATGCAAGGTAAGAATGCGTATAATAAGCTCTTATGGTTGGGTCTTTCTTATATCCTGCATATAACGAGAGTTTTAGTACACcgacaatctttttttttatttttaaaaagacaaaaattttttttatcaatcaGACATGGAAACACACCCAAAGACTTTCGagataaagttttttgagataTTTGATGAGATTGGCAGTTGGGCACAtgatgtgtcattttttctcCCATTTGTGTGGTATCAATCCACTATGAATCAATTCTCACCTTTGGATTCgttaaatcaataataaatgCTATCACATGGAATTATTGGTGATGTTAACCACTACTTTTACTTTCCCAAcgaatttttcttttgaaaaaagtgCTCTTCGAAtatgttttaagactttttCAGTTGTGTATGCCACACTTTCTGAAAAACGTTGATAACACTACTCACTAGTGCACTCAATCAATTAAATGTTGACCTTGCAATTTTCCCCAGCCCACATTATTTTAGAGGACCTAAGTCAACAAATAGCCCATTGTTTAGAATCATCTGCCccaattatgatttttttttttgtttttctagaACAAAAAGACTAGTAAGAACCCAAAGTATATAGTATAATTACAAATTTGTAGTTCAACctattttttgtcttttggtGAATTAGCCTAGAAAAACTGCGCCGTCTAAGGGTTTTGGGCCTCTGTTTTGGTGCGCATGCTTTAAAGAATTGGGCTTCTATTTTGGTCTACTCCTAGAAGGTATTCCTGAAGGTTGAATAGTTACACTTGTTtgattaaacaaaattaaaaaatgagagaaaaaaaatcaactatttTCTGCATTCACACGCTATTGTTAGAAACTTGAGTTTCATTTAGCTTATGCGGGATGggatagataaaaatattttatgaaattagttattttacTTCCATATTGGACACCTAATCCCACCATTTTAGTATACGCAGTGgagtaaaataatatcaaaactAGTTAACATTCCTAACAAAATGTGACATAAAATAATTCTACATTTTATCTcgatattattaatttattatttatccACCAACCACAAGCAGATTGAAAAGGACTTGCCCACAGGCTATACAGCAAACCCAACTGCATAAACTTCTCTAATCTATCTAGAGCCACGTCACCAACCAAAATACACGTATAccttatcataattcataactATAATCATGTAAAAAGTAGATTAGTACCTTTTTTGTTAATTTGaccttttaaaagttattttccaCGTTCACACCTGAAGTAAACCGTACATGCATTTAATTTACAGATGAGAAAGGCAAAGAAATCAGAGCATCATCCAATCGAAGAGATTAGGATGCCTTTCAtcagaaaaaagagaaattactCCGGGTAATTATGTAATGTTGAAATTAGTAATGTTAACAATAATTATGCTAACATTATTTTGTAtgtataatttgatttaatatattaaaaataacatgtattGCAAATGCATACATTATTTTCCTAATACATCCTACCTAACACCCCTTActgttttgattattttttttaaaacgatCTTTTCACATCTCTCTTGtgctatttttatatttttttatgatataaaattaaaacacaaaTTTGTAAAAGCACAAAATCAATTGACCTATTACGAAGTTAGCTTTTAACTTTCATATTATTCCTATAACACTTGACataaatttaagatttaatttaTACCACAGACGTACCATAAATCTTAAAATAACAAGTTACCACAAAAAATAATCACATGTAATTGTGAATAATAACAGTGcgttaatataaataataacatGGGGGAAAAGATTAGCAACTCAGTTTATGactttttttagtttatatacATTAAATCCATTATCGCATCATTATTCATGTACCGTGAACATTAAACCTATGTAATTAACTTTAGTGCATGTATCTTTTGACTTCGATTTGCACCCAAAAAATGTATCATTTGACTTTAATttgcaccaaaaaaaaaatgtatctttTGACTTATAGATAGAGGTTAATGTTCTTTTGTTTGAAAGGAGAAGAATTATAAAAAGTCGTCCTCTGCAGTTCATGAGGGGAAATTGTATGAGATTTAATCATACCTTCCTTGTGATATAAATGATTTAATATTTCACGTGTATCATACCTAACGCGTAGGGTTGAAATTACTTCTTTTTATTCGGATGCATATGGTTTATGGTCTTAAACAGTGGTCTAAGTTCTCAAGTCTCAAAAACTCTCTATCTATCCAATCttccaccaattttttttttcacttccctCCCTTTTTATGATTCATGAATCACGACGAAACTTCCAACCACAAAAGGTaaataagagaagaaaagaaaactcTTGGGGGTTGTGTTAGGGTGCCAAACTCACCAAATCTATATTAATAGGTAACCATTTCAGTGATTTTGTTAAGAGAAAAACTGAAGACTGACTATTTTGGTGCATATGGAGAAGAAGAACAGCAACATgtcaaagaaagaagaaggatTCGTTGAACAAAATCAAGAAGGTGACAATCATCATCAGCATGTTATGCATAGCCAAGTGAAGAAGATTAAGGAGGAAGAGTCTGAGCGAAATGTAATTGACTGGCCGGTTCTAGCAAGGGAGGTCATCATGACCAGGCAACACTCTAGATCACGCCTTGGATTAATCTCTGGCCAACCTATCTCTGTCGGCGAATCTTAGAAGTATTGAGTCAAAATTGGTTGTTTTGAATTATTAGAAGCCTATATAGATCACTTAGGTTTCTATATCTCTCTTTCTCTACCATTTAAGAGGGCTTTAGGTTTTGTTTCTATGTATGTAATTATGACTCCAGTACAGAATATTAAATGGTTatgaaacctttttttttttttgaaattaggAAATGGTTATGAAACCTTTAGAAGAGTTTATCTCAGTTTTCCTCTTCTATCTAGATTGCTTCCTTGTTTAGTCTTTTTTCTTCTCGTGTTTGTGTAATTTTGAACTGGATGGTTAATAGAGAAGTCTTATCTTATCCATGTTTGACAACTTTTTGCGAACATCAAAAGCTAATGATGAATATGGAGCTGACAATTTTATATTCTCGCTGCAAGCACAGAATAAACTCTATTTCTATTTACTGCTTACGGTTTTTTCAGTGTgtttctacctattttaggccTCCATGGCGAAAAATTCATTTGTTTCATCATGTTTTTAAGAAGATGACATCATGGATCTTGAATCTCAAACAGACAAAAGGTACTTTGTAGTTTATACTGCAGCTCTTAAATTGGAAAGTCCACTCTACTTTCTACCTGAGAGCATACCGAAAATAACTTATATGTATGTACTTTCCCATAAAAGTTCTAACGGAATTATGCTTGATTTTCACATATCCCTGGGAGAGCTTGGTACCTTGGATCATAGTTCAAATAAGGCGATTAAAGTAATAGATGGAATGAAAATTAAGAAGACTACCAACTAGCTATGAACAACTAATGAATCAGGCTCACAACATACATAGCAAAAGGAACAATAGATTGGAGAgcaaaataacaaaatgaaGAGCGTTAAGAAATTCAGTAGATTTGTGCACCAAAattaaccaaaccaaatttgcGATATCTATTATATACTTATCAGTCAGAAAACTAGTACTATCAAGGGAAATACTAAGCAGCTTTACACCAGCTAGAAATAAAATGTGCAGCAATTCTACAAAAGCTATGGATCATATAAGGCTTTGTCCTTGTTCTTTTAGTGGGAACAGAAGTACCAAGCTAGGTGACAAAAGCACTAGAAATGCAGAACAGTCAATTACTCAGGATAACATGAACAGCTTACCTATTGAATTGAGAAGATTTAGAATGGTGCAAATAGCTCAGGATTCACCCCGGACATTCTGAAGTAGATATTTAGCATTCAACAAGAGACCATCAGCCTCCTCATTTGAAGTATCAAGCAAGCGCAGTTCCTTAATCTCTTCTTGCCACTTTTCCATCTGTTCCTTGTGGATTCTGCAAACAAAAATACTTCAGCATTTGTAGCCGACCTTGTCCTAATTAGTTAATTTTTCCACTTCCACACTTACACAATTATTCGTTCTTCAAACTCATTACTCAATTCCTTCAGCATGGACTTCCCTGATTCCAGCAGTTCAGAGACCTTCTAGAGATGAAAACAAGAATTGTGTCAACCAATACACATGCATATATTAAAGAGTGTGAGCGAAACTTAAATTACAATCACTGGTATTAAAACATCAAGTCCATCATTCACTTGATTAGACTCAACTGTCTCTTCTCCCTTTCTTATGTCAGCATCATAGTTATTTGTCGAggtataaaaaattaagaatctAAATTATACCAGGTTAGTGAAACGGTTGATCTTTTCAAGAATATTAGCAATCTCCAGCTCCACCTGTTCTGATGCCAATGTGGCAACTGCAGTTTCTTCTTCTACTGTCTTAGCAACTTCACTATCTGTCAGTGTGGTTCCATTATCCTCCACCTAACAACAATAAACTTCAATCAGGAAAAATATGAAGTTAAAATGCTTTAAAAGAAGATGGGGGACATACAGAAGGTTTGAGGCGCTTATTTGTGACATCAGCAACTGCTAGTTCCATTATGGATCTGTACTAGCAAAAACTGGACAACATTACAGTCGTAAGAGACTGCaaaaacaataaacaaataCGAAAGCAAAGATGACGCCATATTAGGGAGAATTCCTCATAATCTTAGAAACTGAAATCCACATGTAATACCCTATCAAATGTCAGATACAAAACATGtctcaaaaacaaacaaaacttacTAAAATAGAAACACTAACACTTCCTAATCAGAACAAGCATGGATCAACGCTGAAAGTACTAGTCGGAACAAGCAACAAATGATGGTGATATGGAAACAATGAGCAAATAATCACAAACTTTAGTTAAAGTTTGCAGTATTGACCACCTAAATAGCAGAATACTCGAGAAGCTAAATTAGAATCacacaaatttaaaaatgaacagTAAATTCCTTGGTTGAGTAACTGATATAGATCAAGCTTCTAGATAATATAATCCATACATCGTGCTTCTCGTCATCATTAATACAGTAGCTATGCTGTAAATGTGTGTGAAATACCAatttctattcttcttcttcaatagaCAAAACAAATGCGGTCTACAATGCAATCAGCAAATCGATAATTGTAGAACTTATGCGGTGCAAAGTAGTTGTggattattattcaaattttctGATACTGAATTACTTCTCGTGCTTAAACAATTCGAACGAGTTTGTTCCCCAGTGGAAAAGTCAAATCGGTAATCGAGATGACGGCATAGATAGAGAGAGACTTACAGCTCGATTCTGCCGGAGAAATTGATCACCGCTAGTTCTCCGCCGAAGACAAATGGAGAAGAGTAAGTTGGAGCGGAGGGAAAGAGGGAAAGAGGGAAAGCTCGCGCGAAATTTGAAGTTGGGGAGGAAATGAATCAATCAGAATATTATTGATAGTCAAGCGTTCTAAAAGAGATATTTTGGGCTTGCAGGTTTAAAATCACAGGGCCCAATGCTTGAATCTCGATAGAGCTAAAATGGGGAGAAATGGGCAACATAGCCAATTTACACCGTTATTTAGGAAGGGAAACTTTCGCTAATagccactataataaacttaattatgttccatggttatagtttgcatatttactgCTTGTAGTTACAGTTTAAGCTaccacatttgtataattcgcggtacatttgtataattaagttatttttgtataaactcgaaataacgaatttatacaattacaaacatcagaagtgtaaacagttatactaattatattatacaaattccgaattatacaaacgtgtaaattatacaaaactaaaaaagttGAGCCacataattatagctaaaagtaggTCGCGAATTGTAATTAAGGCAAACTATAATTATGTAAACTAATTACCTAGTATATGCATATGCTTATACGCGTAATTTTCCCATTTAAGAATTAGGTAATTTGCACAAATAGAATTTTGGTgttgtttaaattttaaccTCGTTAAAAAATTTGCAGCAATGGTTGTTTCCTTTGAATTTAAAGCAAAAATTATAACGTATTGtcaagattttttaattttatattattgaaAAAGACTTGCCTTAATAGTAAATTATGGTGATAGTTATGATTTCTGACTAAATCCTAGTGATCACCACACATATGTTGTGTagaaatttatcaatatatttttgctttaaaattgatccaaattaacaacttcacattttatatggaacttatttttaataggTAAAAAGAACGAGGATAAGGAGAggatgttgaagaagaagaagaagaggaggaggtagatatataataataataataagaataagaagaagtCAAAGAGTCgtacaaaatttcaatttagtCGTGATCAAAATCATTAAAGAGAAATTCACAATCGTCAAAGAATCgtacaaaatttcaatttagtcgtgatcaaaatcattaaagagacattcaatttaaaatttccACTTGGCGATTGTGAATATTGTAGGCATATAAAAGTTAAGGTGTTTAAGAATGTTATTTGTAGAATGTACAGGCTAGAGCGATTAGGACAGACGAGATCCCACTGAAATTGTGGAAGAGTGCAGGTATTGAGTGACGAGTTGTTTAATGTCATTTTCCAGACGACAACGATGCCCAAAAAATGAAGATGGAGTACAACAATTTTATCGTACAAGAACAAGGGTgacatttaaattaaaattgtaaCAGCTATAGAGTAAGGTATCAAAATGTTAAGCCACACCATGAAGTTTTGAGTGAGGATGGTAGAGATGAGGGT
Protein-coding regions in this window:
- the LOC125859966 gene encoding uncharacterized protein LOC125859966; the encoded protein is MELAVADVTNKRLKPSVEDNGTTLTDSEVAKTVEEETAVATLASEQVELEIANILEKINRFTNLVSELLESGKSMLKELSNEFEERIIVIHKEQMEKWQEEIKELRLLDTSNEEADGLLLNAKYLLQNVRGES